The Hemiscyllium ocellatum isolate sHemOce1 chromosome 22, sHemOce1.pat.X.cur, whole genome shotgun sequence genome includes a region encoding these proteins:
- the cutc gene encoding copper homeostasis protein cutC homolog: MSTRILMEVCADSVESAINAERGGACRIELCSSLMEGGITPSIGLLQLVKRYVRIPVFAMIRPRGGDFLYSDSEIEVMKADIKMVKANGADGTVFGVLTEDGRVNTEVCMDLIAESRPMSVTFHRAFDMVRDPMISLECLISLGFERVLTSGCDSTALEGLPTIKRLVEQAKQRIIVVPGGGITERNVQRILEGSGVQEFHCSARSSRDSLMKFRNPSVSMGASLTMPEYSMKVTDTCKLKTMIAIAKDVV; encoded by the exons ATGTCAACACGTATTCTAATGGAGGTGTGTGCAGACTCAGTGGAATCTGCTATCAATGCTGAAAGGGGAG GAGCATGTCGGATTGAACTGTGTTCCAGCCTAATGGAAGGAGGCATCACTCCCAGTATCG GTCTATTGCAGTTGGTTAAACGGTACGTAAGGATTCCGGTGTTTGCCATGATACGTCCGCGAGGAGGGGACTTCCTGTACTCCGACAGTGAGATTGAGGTCATGAAGGCTGACATCAAGATGGTCAAAGCCAATGGAGCGGATGGAACTGTATTTGGGGTTCTGACAGAGGATGGAAGAGTCAACACTGAAGTATGCATGGATTTGATCG CTGAATCACGACCTATGTCCGTGACTTTTCACAGAG CATTTGATATGGTGCGTGACCCCATGATCTCCCTGGAGTGCCTCATCTCTTTGGGCTTTGAGCGGGTTCTCACCAGCGGATGTGACAGCACGGCACTTGAGGGGCTACCGACCATCAAGCGCCTGGTGGAACAA GCAAAACAAAGGATCATTGTCGTACCAG GGGGAGGGATAACAGAGAGAAATGTGCAGAGGATTCTGGAAGGTTCTGGGGTCCAGGAGTTTCACTGCTCTGCCCGGTCCTCTCGAGACTCTTTAATGAAGTTTAG AAACCCCTCTGTTTCCATGGGAGCATCGCTCACTATGCCAGAGTACAGTATGAAAGTGACAGACACGTGCAAACTAAAAACAATGATTGCTATTGCAAAGGACGTTGTATAA